From Quercus robur chromosome 8, dhQueRobu3.1, whole genome shotgun sequence:
TGCACCGCCTGGGTCATCGAGATGTCAAAGATGACAAGAAAAGTGCCGCAGCAgattcttcttcctcttcctcttcatcgATAACGATAACGATTGGGTCACTGGACATGCTCGTcaggtttttcatttttaaatcatGACCttcttctgaattttctaagttCCATTTAGTTCTCTTTAGAATTGATTTCTCAATTTTCACTTGCTTTTATGACTGAGCTTTTGTTTGTTAATCTGGTATCAGAGGATTAGAGGACTTCATTGAGTGCTATTGATTTCTTTGTTCCATCAAAAATGCCTTGCATGTGTTGTATGTGAATGTGGCCTCAAATGTCATTGGGTGTGTTTTGGTACCACTTTCAGTTGCACTCTTTAAAGATTCATTGATGTCACATGATGTCTATTACCTGTTTGATTAAATGCCCGAATGACTAGGCTCTTCCAATTTTGTAGCTTTTGTGCATGTTTAAGGCTTGCATTACTTTCACATTTCACATTTAGTcctaaaaattacatttttagcATGCACATTCACAACATCCAATGGATTTTGGTTAGGGGTCGTCTGAGGGTCTTTATTATGGCTGAATTTCCTTAATTAAAGAATTCTTAGGTTTATTAGAAGAAATATATCGTTTAATGTTGGACCCACTAATATTAAATGTGGCTTTTTGGGGTGTTCTTAAAATTGGCTTTATTGGAGAAAATTAAATGTTGACTTGTATATATAATAAGACAGAGTCTCTGTAATGTGAATTTAGTTTTTTACTGTAGGTGTTAAGTGGCCCGGGTGGGTTGTTTTGACCTTTGCTCTGGGATTTTAACAGTGGGTTAGTTAGCACTCTGttcttttaagttttgtagTGAGGGTTAGTACTCTATTCTCTGTTAAAtgtaataaatacaaaatttcaatgaattaTAAGAACTTTTTTCTTCATTGAAACCGGAATGTAGGAAAGAGGCAATATTCTCTCCAATGTGCAATGTTTATATACTGTATTTACTAATTCACATCATGTTGAGCAGCATGACGTTGTGATgtcaatctttctttttctatgagAAGTTCTATAATTATCTCATCATCTTTTAAGTCATTAAGAAGCATTTTGTGGAAAAAGAGTGAGCCATAGAGGCAAAAACAAAgaatgaatggaaaagaaacTTCGGTTGAGGTGAATGAAAATTGGAGAGAGAATGGTCTTATTTATATAGAAATAATATGCCCATTTGGAAAACAGAcagatttttgaaaatatgaccgctgagaagaaacaaaattctgTTAATATGACTGCCAGGAAAAGatgaatttatgaaaatatgaccattaagaaataacaaaatattgaaaatatgaTCATTAGGAAAAGacgtattttaaaaaatatctattagaaaaagatgaattttGGAAAATATGACCATTTggaaacaaataataaagaaaaaaaaaaaaattatagggaGTGGTAGAAGGTTGGAGAGTGGGATGTAACTTGAAGGTATATTGTAAAAGTAGTTAGTTGAAgtagaaaaaagtaatttttttaagagccAATTTAGCCAAAGTATACAAAACCGgatatgaatgctctaacaAGGAGTATGCATCCAAATTTGAGTGTTTAGATAATGATGCAGAAGTCAATTGGTTTCACTTGTAGGATTTCCTGTAGATACTGTATGTTATTAGTATCTTTAGTGGGGTTAACTTTACTTGGCTTTAGTGTCTTAACTACCTCttatttatgtcttttttttcccGGCTGTAAGGCTTTATTTTTGTGTCTTACACTCTTCCCGCCTATAAGGCTTTAGAACACAGGGTATCtctttttgcaatttttaaaatttattggttGATGTTTAAATTGATTATCTTGTAATAAATTCAATTAGGACAGACTATGACAATGATTTGCGCTCTATCTTAAACACTATTTActtcacctctctctctttttctcttactGTCAATATTAAatgatactatatatatatatatgtatatatatagatcacttcattattttgcatttaggCTTCTTTGAATCTCTTTCAATTGTTAGGACAttatttcccttttattttattttctaaattaagaTTGATTAGTTTTCCAcgttttataacaatattagtTTTAAACCTGCGTGTCTTGTGTAGGATTTGGTACCAAGAATAAAGAAAAGCCCAATCTACATATGATACTTGCAACTACTGCATGTACTTCCATGGACATTTCCTCAAACACCACCAACGTCTCCTTCAACTACTTCAAGCATGCACAACCATTCCATCTGTCCGAAGAACAAAACCTCTCCATGGGCTTACCATCACAATGGGGTCTATACCAAACCAACCCATTTTTCCCTACAACAACATCATCTCTCAGTATGTGTCAGTCGGGAAACTATCAGTTGCACGTaagatatttgaaaaaatgCCTCAACGAAATGTAGTCTCGTATAATACTATAATTAGTGCTTATAGTAGATCTGGGGATGTAGAGGAAGCTTGGAATATGCTTTCTGAGATGAGGGATTGTGGATTCAGGCCAACCCAGTTCACATTGGGTGGGTTATTCTCATGTGAGGCATTGGATCTTTGTCGCAGTGTTCAGTTGCAGGCATTGGTGATAAAGAATGGACTATTTGTTGCCGATGCTTTTGTAGGGACAACTTTATTGGGTTTATTTGGGAGGCATGGTTGTGTGGAAGAAGCAGTTCTTGCATTTAAAGATATGCCTTGGAAGAGCTTGGTGACATGGAATTCAATGTTGTCTTTGTTTGGACGTCATGGGTTTGTTGAGGATTGCATGTCTTTGTTCTGTGAACTCATGAAGGTGGAGACTGCTTTGTCTGCAAGTTCTTTTGTGGGTGTTTTGTCTGTATTTTCGTGCAAACAAGATTTGGAATTTGGGGAACAAATACATGGTTTAGTGATTAAAAATGGATTTGATTGTGAAGTTTCTGTTGTGAACTCTCTTATCAATATGTATGCGAAATGCACTTGCATATGCTTGGCAGAGAAAATCTTTGAGATGGTGCCCATTCATGATGTTGTATCATGGAATACAATCATTGCTGCAGTGGCAAAAGATGAGAGACCTGGAAAAGCAATGGAGCTCTTTCTGGAAATGTGTGTAAGTGGAGTTTCACCTAGCCAAGCCACATTTGTAAGTGTTATTAACTCTTGTACAAATTTGGGGATTTTAGTATTTGGAGATTTCATCCATGCTAAAACAATAAAGAACGCTTTTGAATCTGATGTTTGTGTAGGTAGTGCATTGGTTGACTTTTATGCTAAATGTGATAAATTGGAAGATGCCCATTGTTGTTTTGATGAGATTTATGAGAAGAATGTGGTCTCTTGGAATGCGCTGATTTTGGGTTACTCGAATAAATGCTCTTCCACTTCTATATTTTTACTGCGAGAAATGTTGCGATTGGGTTACCGACCTAACGAGTTCTCATTTTCTGGTGTTCTTAGGTCATCATTGGCTTTTGAATTACAGCAGCTTCATGGCTTAACTATAAGAATGGGCTACCTGAATAATGAGTATGTATCAAGCTGTCTTGTTACGTCATATGCCAAAAGCGGTCTCATAGTTGATGCCGTGATCTTTGTCACTGCTTCTAACAATCCACTCCCTGTTGTCCCCTCTAATATCATTGCAGGAATTTATAACAGGTCTGGCCAATACAATGAAACACTAAAGTTGCTTTCTCTCCTCGAAGAACCGGACATTGTATCTTGGAACATTGTGCTTGCAGCTTGTGCTCGTAACAATTATCACAAAGAGGTTTTTGAGCTTTTCAAACAAATGCACATGGTTCACATCCATCCAGATAATTACACATTTGTTAGCCTTTTGAGTGCGTGTGCTAAACTTTGCAACCTTGCTTTAGGAAGTTCTGTTCACAGTGTTATGATAAAGACAGATTTCAATTGCTGCGACACATTTGTTTGCAATGTTTTAATTGATATGTATGGGAAATGTGGGTCTCTTGAAAGTTCAGTGAAAATCTTTGATAAAATGACAAgtagaaatatcatcacatggACAGCTATGATATCTGCTCTTGGACTTCACGGTTATGCTCATGAGGCATTAGGAAGGTTCAGAGAAATGGAGTTGTGGGGGTTTAAGCCTGATAGGATGGCTCTCATTGCAGTTCTTACGGCATGCAGACATGGTGGGTTAGTGAGAGAAGGGATGGAGTTGTTTGAGCGAATGAGAAGAAGTTATGGGGTTGAACCTGAAATGgatcattaccattgtgtggtGGATTTGCTCGCTAAGTATGGACATAGTAGGGAAGCAGAGAAAATGATTGCCAGCATGCCTTTTCCACCAGATGCCATTATATGGCGTAGTTTCCTTGCAGGTTGTATGAGACAAGGAACTGCAAAGGATCAACCCGTGGgacataaaaaatttggatgAACCCAATAGATACATTTCCTTGTAGATTAATCAATGCCACTGCATATATCGTGCAGGTCCCTTCAGTTTCCACCTCTGCTGTCTGGACTAAGGTCCTTAATTCGCCAGTAAAACACAATAAGGTAAGAGGCCAGCCCTCCCTCAGATTGCAAGTCACACCAGGGTTCTAATTGATGTCATGGGTATTTTGATGAGGCAGTCCAACATCACATCAGCTGTCACATTTTATTCCTCCCTGTGGGTTAGATGTGTGCTTGCTGTGGATAATTGGAGCCATTCTTCATTTGAGTTTCATCATTCAACAATTCTCTCAAAGGCTTGAGTATCCTTGATTGTTCCAGAGAAGTAATCACACATTTGTCTTTAATCAAGCATGAGAGGTGCTTAGATGCATTTCAATAATTTGTTCAAAAGAAGTTTTGAGAAAGATAGTTTTGCTTGTGACATATCattattacaaaagaaaatttgagaCTATGAAAGAAGAGGCAAAACTCTATCAGTATCTTCCTTGATAAGCATTCAGACATCTAAATTATCGGGCCATGCGGTTTGTAATGTGAGGAAGTCAACAATGCATTTGATGTCTCATTTGTTGGAGATAGCAAATAATCAATAGATTGAAATTTCGCCTTGAGTATGATTTTTCTCTGAAGAAGATCCGTGAGAACTTATAATTTGTGCTTTTTATTTCTGAACTTCTACACTTGAGGATTTATTACTTGTATTTCCGTCTTGTGTGATTTGGTTGCTCATTCCATTAACTACGTTTGTTTTGAAGCTTGGAATCTTGGTAGCGACATTGTTCTTCTCAAAAGTTCCTATCATATGTTGGTCTACATGTGCAGGAGTCGATGCACTTTTAAAAGTTAATCTTGTGTGGTGTAGATAAATTGTAAGCACAAACCATATACAAAGATTATGCGCAAATCTCcttattttgatataaaatcTCTAATGTACAAGGGGGTATGTGTATGCCTTTATATCGCTATTGGTAGTTAGTCCAATGGTCCATCTGTGATCTATACCTAAACTATTACGCAGCCACAGCATTATAGAAGTTTGTGCAAATATATGTCATTAACCAACCAAATTTCTCGACGCAAAAGCTAAATAGGACATGCCATTGTCGCGTTGGTAAAAGCTTTCCGAAAGGGTTCTTCATTTTATTGTAAGCTTGCATTGGTTAGGTTATAAATTATAAGATTATCTGGATATATTGGTCGGACTCATTATAATAGTAATAAAGGATACTGATCACGTTCAACGTGCAAGCGATTGTTTCGTACATTGTGTTTTATATGGCTGTTTCTCACATGAATGTAAATCTTATATGTAAAGATGTGGGATCCATGTAGTGTATTATATACCTCTTTCTCAAATCTTATATGTAATATGTGGGATCAATCTCTTTTGTGAAAGGTTATGTAGTAAATCGAGCACAATGAATAATTTCACATTGGTTACAATATTGATACATGTTGTACATCCAAGTCCAACAGCATACAACTAGCATGTGCCATCACTGGATTGAAACACAAGTCACACAACTGCCACTAGGTATTGGTTGGGATGGATTTGCCGATTTGGATCCGGCTGTTGCACCTAGGGCATGTACAAGGgacttgttaatttgactaaccCAAGGGACCCAATCGGACCCCAGCTGAAACTGATCTAACTCGATGGTTGGCAGTCAGCACCTTCAAAACCTGATTCTGGCAAGTTGAGTCTTAGTTTCTcttcccaaaacctaaaaaaaattggcCTGACCAAAAACCCAAGGAAACTCCGGTAGATCTTCCAAATCCAGCAAAATCTCAACTAGAATTCCAAATCCAGCAAAATCTCAACTAGATTTAGCAAGATCTCACAAATTTTGATGAGATTTCCACTAGATCCAGCAAGATTTAGGCCAATTTGTTGAGATATATCACTAGGTCCAATGAGATTTCATTGGATCTTCGTAGTTTGAAAATGACTTGATCCATGGAATAATTAACTTGATCTGACTCGTTGGTGTTATTGGCCTGTGGTGGGTCCTCTGTTTTGCCTCTCGCCAAGATCAGGTCAAGTTTGCAGTGGCGGAGCTAGGAATCTTGAGTTGGGGGGGCCGAACTATATATTCTGTCAAGAtgaacttaaataaaaaataaacactcccctaaaaaatccacataatatatgtgtatgtgtgtgtaaatataaaatttataaattgtttGCAAAACTTCATCCATGTTTGACAAATCAATATCATAATGTTATAATTGAAGTATCATATgagcttttttatttcttgataaaatcttgagaataggaaatttcaaccaaattgcATATATTATCAATGTTGAATGATTTGAACGTATTAATTGGAATTGAAATTGAGCTAAAAATTAGGGGTTCCACACTTCCACTATTTACTCACAAAACTTACTACCTAACTATTTCATTCTATTGCAATTGTATATCAACTCtaaactctctcttttttaggaaaaattactaaattatttgATCAATGCTTTCTTTTGGGGGGCCAACTCCTATGCTTTTTCATATAacctttaaatatttataaaatatacataaattgtaaaaaaaatttaaaaattttggaggggCCAAGGCCCCCCAAGGATACATGTGGCTCCACCATTGCAAGTTTGGGTGGAGCTCAAAGCCGACCAAAACTGATCTGTGGACAATCCTAATTACACCATGCAATTACCACATCATGCCAGATGTAAAAAGTGATtggatttttgtgtgtgtgtggaacattttaactttttacctacagtatcaactttttcatgtcacatacatatataatatttgcaTAGTGCATTTACCTATGGACAGGGTGAATGCATCCGCCGTTTAATTCATATATAACATAAAAGCATGGTTATAAGAATGAGGATTATaatatcaaaaatgaaaaaagatctTTTTCTAGAATGAgggttattttttaaatggagAAGATTGTCTAATAAGGCTTCATCAAATAAGATTAAACAACCAAAATATCATTACAATCAAATGTCTTAGAGCCGCTAAGAACTTTGTAACTCATCTGACAACTTCTAGTATTTTCAACGAAAATATCTAAGTTCAAATCTCCCACTACTAACTATTGActtatcaacaaacaaaaaaaagaacctaGAGCCCATTGGAGAAGTCATCCAAACGAAGGGCAACAAGCTCACACTCAAAGCAATCATGGGATGTCGTCTCTCTTAACTACACAAAATAGCATCTGGACCAAAAAGAACAACATTCGACACAATGTGAAGGACATGTgttctatattttgttttaatcaatttatcCATTCGTATTACTAACTCACttatttatgttctttttacaacttttacagctatatgattttttttttttttttttgggtttttgtttctttcaaatTTGTGTTTAGATTAGAAGTTTCTCATTAGTTTTATTAGGCTTTTAATCTTGAAAGTGGCTAAGTGACTAGCGAATGTCAATTTTCAAATGAGATGAGGGGTAAGAGTCTAATAACTTCATACCCTTGTACTATAACTTTGAACTTATGGCCAATTTGGATAGAATTTTGACCAACTCTATTCTACCTTTTTCTACTCCTTCCCCTCAAATTCAAACTAGTCATTAGTGTTTTGGTTAGAACTTTGCATACAAGGGTGTATAGCCAATTCTTTGACCATAAAACTAGATTACAACTCCAATTTCTTTGCTTTGGTCTAGAAGATTTGTATTAGACTTCCCAGGTCACATTTAGAGTGAGTCTACGCATgtgtacagttttttttttcttttcggcCGGGTATGGTTAgaatatcttctttttcttccaaaaaatgAATAATGCAGTAGCTTGAACCCCCTCTCTTAATCCTCTTGAGGAGTGATTGCCGAATGTCGGTGGCTGCGCATGCGTACTTAAAATGCCATTCATGTGATCCAGATGAGTTTTGATTTGAAAAGAGGGCCGTATGCTTTCAATCCTTTAAAAACTTATACCAAACAAATCATTATGGCtttatcatttcttttgaaaaagtttattattaatttaagttggctttatctttttgtttatttcttatCCATCCATCTCGATTCTTGGGTGACTAATTCTATAATTTTTGTTGGATGGGTCAAATGTGTGTACGTGTCGATTCGtgaataaaaagttaaaatggttatcttatttgaaattttaatggcATGCGCCACTACGTTTTATGGAGACAAAATGTAATGGGGGGgaatttctttattaatttataatgtcAACTACCATAACCGTCCACAAAAGATGACTAGACAAATAGGCTTGAAAGAGTATTTTGACTACTTTTCTTAGGTTCCATGAGTAGCTTCCAAATAGGCTTTAAAATTTGGAATGCTTGTAGGCTCATGAGAGCCGACAAGAGGCACTCAATGCACAAACTGGGTTACGCGGAGAATCTCATGAATTTgttgaattaatatatatatatatatatatatcaagttaTTTGAAAATGTGAGAAGTTTCTGTTCAGTGGCCAGTTCCATTAGACATGTTAAGATACGGACACGATTTCAAAACTGGACATGTTAGGATACGGACACGATTTCAAAACTGGACACGTGTCCATATCTCAACATGTCTAGTGAAACTAGCCACTGGACACAAGCCTCACCCTCAGAAAATCTTGTAAATAGGTTTGGGAGAACTGATAGAACCCATGAATAGCACACTATACAATGGCCTAAAAACACATAGAAAACTCCCTTGTATCTTCTGAACAAATCATGTTTTTGATCATCATCACTCATTTCCCTCAAAGAAATGCCAACATGTTTtgaattattgtttatttttgagATCTCTCAAATTTAGTAATTCCAGAGACTGTCATTTCCCTCAAACAAACAAGTGAAACAAGACCAAACCAACCAAACTACTTTGTTTAGTTCAAGATCAGATCTGCTGAATCTCTCTAAACCCCACTGCCACTTGTAAATTTCAATGCCACCACTTGCAAAAAAACCCCTCACCATCAGTTGCATCCCACTTCCGAACACTTGGAAATGCACTCTTAAGTTAATCCATTCTCACAAGTTATCTCCTTTGATTATTGGGGCATATAAAAGTTTgggggaaaaggaaaaaaagcagAAGAACAATATGTTTAGGACATGATAGAATTCTCTATTTTGAGCGTTCTGCTAGAATagccaaaaacacacacacacacaaggttGTTGAGCTAAAAGAAACTCAACACTCACTTAGAGAAATCTAAAAACTCATTTTATCTAATTTCAATAGGTTTGAAAATGATTCTCCATCACTTGGCAAGCATTCATTGATTTCCCTCTCTTACCAATATCCTACCATCTTCCTTATCTTACTAAAT
This genomic window contains:
- the LOC126695660 gene encoding pentatricopeptide repeat-containing protein At3g58590, which translates into the protein MYFHGHFLKHHQRLLQLLQACTTIPSVRRTKPLHGLTITMGSIPNQPIFPYNNIISQYVSVGKLSVARKIFEKMPQRNVVSYNTIISAYSRSGDVEEAWNMLSEMRDCGFRPTQFTLGGLFSCEALDLCRSVQLQALVIKNGLFVADAFVGTTLLGLFGRHGCVEEAVLAFKDMPWKSLVTWNSMLSLFGRHGFVEDCMSLFCELMKVETALSASSFVGVLSVFSCKQDLEFGEQIHGLVIKNGFDCEVSVVNSLINMYAKCTCICLAEKIFEMVPIHDVVSWNTIIAAVAKDERPGKAMELFLEMCVSGVSPSQATFVSVINSCTNLGILVFGDFIHAKTIKNAFESDVCVGSALVDFYAKCDKLEDAHCCFDEIYEKNVVSWNALILGYSNKCSSTSIFLLREMLRLGYRPNEFSFSGVLRSSLAFELQQLHGLTIRMGYLNNEYVSSCLVTSYAKSGLIVDAVIFVTASNNPLPVVPSNIIAGIYNRSGQYNETLKLLSLLEEPDIVSWNIVLAACARNNYHKEVFELFKQMHMVHIHPDNYTFVSLLSACAKLCNLALGSSVHSVMIKTDFNCCDTFVCNVLIDMYGKCGSLESSVKIFDKMTSRNIITWTAMISALGLHGYAHEALGRFREMELWGFKPDRMALIAVLTACRHGGLVREGMELFERMRRSYGVEPEMDHYHCVVDLLAKYGHSREAEKMIASMPFPPDAIIWRSFLAGCMRQGTAKDQPVGHKKFG